Within the Vagococcus carniphilus genome, the region AGGCTGAAGACAGTGAAGTTCAAGTTCGCCGTTTTGAACGCGAAGGACAAGAGCGATGCATCGTAACATTTGATAGCAGCAACGAAATGTTTGAGTTAACAGAAACTGGTTCTCAACAAGTTTATCAATTTGATGACATTGATTTAGTTGCATTAGAAATCTTTGAATTATTACAAGACTAAGATTAACAGAGTAGACCAGTACTGGTTTACTCACTCAAAAAAGGAGTGTGAGACAAATTGTGTCCACCTTCTTTTTTTTATACCAATGACAAGAAGGGAAGTAAATAAATGCTTGAGATGCCCGATTTATTTGAACGCCACATGTTGATTGGTCAAAAACATGTAGAAAATAAAGAATTTATAGAAGCAAGTGAGCATTTTGAAAAAGCCTATGATATAAAGGATGATTTAGTTGCTAATGTTAGTCTGACTAAGTCATTAATGGAGTTAGAAGCTTATGATGATGCGT harbors:
- a CDS encoding YkuJ family protein, which produces MKNSQLTAILKRLSAMVEAEDSEVQVRRFEREGQERCIVTFDSSNEMFELTETGSQQVYQFDDIDLVALEIFELLQD